The Notamacropus eugenii isolate mMacEug1 chromosome Y, mMacEug1.pri_v2, whole genome shotgun sequence genome includes a window with the following:
- the LOC140516633 gene encoding olfactory receptor 4C11-like, with translation MEMKNNVTQFILLGLTQDPKKKKIVFAIFLVFYTATVLGNLLIILTIKTSPALETPMYFFLTYLSFADSCFSSTTAPKLIVDNLSKKQTISFDGCMTQVFGMHFFGCMEVLVLILMTYDHYVAICNPLHYTVIMNQKMCGILVKLVWVGSFLHSVTQTFLALSLPFCGPNVIDHYFFDLQPLLRLACTDTYVINLLFVSSSGAICMTSFVILMSSYVFILYSLRNHSAEGKHKALSTCTSHITVVIIFFVPCIFIYTRPPITFPVDKLLSVFYTIGSPFLNPLIYTLRNAEVKHAMGKLWSNRVSTHGK, from the coding sequence AtggaaatgaaaaacaatgtGACTCAATTCATTCTCCTTGGACTGACACAAgacccaaagaaaaagaagatagtatttgccattttcttggttttctacACTGCAACTGTGTTAGGAAACCTCCTCATCATTTTGACCATCAAGACCAGTCCTGCACTTGAGACCCCCATGTATTTCTTTCTGACCTACTTGTCCTTTGCAGACTCCTGTTTCTCTAGTACTACAGCTCCCAAACTGATTGTAGACAACCTCTCTAAAAAGCAAACTATATCCTTTGATGGGTGCATGACCCAAGTCTTTGGAATGCATTTCTTTGGATGCATGGAAGTCTTGGTCCTTATCCTGATGACCTATGACCACTATGTGGCCATCTGTAATCCTCTGCACTACACAGTCATTATGAACCAGAAGATGTGTGGAATTTTAGTAAAATTGGTCTGGGTGGGGTCTTTTCTGCATTCTGTCACCCAGACCTTCCTTGCCTTGAGTTTACCCTTCTGTGGTCCTAATGTGATTGATCACTATTTCTTTGACTTGCAGCCTTTGTTGAGATTGGCCTGCACTGACACATATGTGATAAACCTACTTTTTGTATCCAGTAGTGGGGCCATATGCATGACGAGCTTTGTAATTCTAATGAGCTCCTATGTTTTTATCCTTTATTCACTAAGAAATCACAGTGCAGAAGGGAAGCATAAAGCCTTGTCGACCTGTACCTCCCACATAACTGTGGTCATTATATTCTTTGTTCCTTGTATTTTCATCTATACTCGGCCCCCAATTACCTTCCCTGTGGATAAGTTGTTGTCTGTATTTTATACCATTGGAAGTCCTTTTCTCAACCCCTTGATTTATACCCTGAGGAATGCGGAAGTAAAACATGCTATGGGGAAGCTATGGTCCAACAGAGTAAGTACCCATGGCAAATAA